A stretch of the Thermodesulfobacteriota bacterium genome encodes the following:
- a CDS encoding ATP-binding protein has product MTRLERQILSRIREHHLLSPGDGVVVAVSGGADSMALLALLQALAPELALSRLVVAHLDHGLRGEEASADATLVESV; this is encoded by the coding sequence ATGACCCGTCTCGAGCGCCAGATCCTCTCCCGCATCCGGGAGCACCACCTGCTGAGCCCTGGGGACGGGGTGGTGGTGGCGGTGTCCGGTGGTGCCGATTCCATGGCGCTCCTGGCGCTGTTGCAGGCCCTGGCGCCCGAGCTGGCCTTGAGCCGCCTGGTGGTCGCCCATCTGGACCACGGTCTCCGGGGAGAGGAGGCGTCCGCCGATGCCACCCTGGTGGAGAGTGTG
- a CDS encoding YMGG-like glycine zipper-containing protein — protein MKKAMSAVATMVIVALLSGCAGLTAQQQRILTGGAAGAATGAVISGVTGSSLSKGAVVGGALGAVGGAVVHELK, from the coding sequence ATGAAGAAGGCGATGTCGGCCGTGGCAACCATGGTGATCGTGGCGCTGCTCAGTGGGTGCGCCGGGCTTACAGCGCAGCAGCAGAGGATCCTGACCGGTGGCGCTGCGGGTGCGGCCACGGGGGCAGTGATCAGCGGCGTGACCGGCAGCTCGCTCAGCAAGGGCGCGGTGGTTGGTGGCGCGCTCGGGGCAGTGGGCGGTGCTGTGGTGCATGAGCTGAAGTAG
- the galU gene encoding UTP--glucose-1-phosphate uridylyltransferase GalU, which yields MAASGMAVGSPERDRLQYCTFQPAGKPSCLPPGPFPNVEEIPMRIRKAVIPVAGLGTRFLPATKAIPKEMLTVVDRPTIQYIVEEVVASGIEQIILVTSEGKSAIENHFDFNYQLETHLAQKGKTVLLEQVRHISNLIDIVSVRQKKPLGLGHAIWVTREVVGNEPFAVLLGDDLVVSETPCCQQMLNLFADVQESIVAVLRVPQDQTHQYGIVEGQSTPDHKRVVVVDRLMEKPSPGTTDSNLAIIGRYILRPEIFEELSRIKPGHGGEIQLTDALLALTRKRTMYAYEFEGDRYDAGDKLGFLKAIVAFALRHPDLKDAFRSHIKEVAAGL from the coding sequence GTGGCCGCCTCCGGGATGGCGGTTGGCAGCCCCGAGCGGGATCGTTTACAATACTGCACCTTCCAGCCGGCGGGCAAACCATCCTGCCTGCCACCCGGTCCGTTCCCCAATGTGGAGGAGATCCCCATGCGCATCCGCAAGGCCGTCATCCCGGTCGCCGGGCTGGGCACCCGCTTCCTGCCCGCCACCAAGGCCATCCCCAAGGAGATGCTGACCGTGGTCGACCGGCCGACCATCCAGTACATCGTCGAGGAGGTGGTCGCCTCCGGCATCGAGCAGATCATCCTGGTGACCAGCGAGGGCAAGTCGGCCATCGAGAACCACTTCGACTTCAACTATCAACTGGAGACCCATCTCGCCCAGAAGGGCAAGACCGTTCTCCTGGAGCAGGTCCGCCACATCTCGAACCTCATCGACATCGTCTCGGTGCGGCAGAAGAAGCCCCTGGGCCTGGGCCACGCCATCTGGGTGACCCGGGAGGTGGTGGGCAACGAGCCCTTCGCCGTGCTCCTGGGCGACGACCTGGTGGTGAGCGAGACCCCCTGTTGCCAGCAGATGCTCAACCTCTTTGCCGATGTCCAGGAATCCATCGTCGCTGTCCTGCGGGTGCCCCAGGATCAGACCCACCAGTACGGCATCGTCGAGGGGCAGTCCACTCCGGATCACAAACGGGTGGTGGTGGTGGACCGGCTGATGGAGAAGCCCTCCCCCGGCACCACCGACTCCAACCTGGCCATCATCGGCCGCTACATCCTGAGGCCCGAGATCTTCGAGGAGCTGAGCCGGATCAAGCCCGGCCACGGGGGCGAGATCCAGCTCACCGACGCCCTCCTGGCCCTGACCAGGAAGCGGACCATGTACGCCTACGAGTTCGAAGGCGACCGTTACGACGCTGGGGACAAGCTGGGCTTTCTCAAGGCCATCGTCGCCTTCGCCCTGCGCCATCCGGATCTCAAAGACGCCTTCCGGTCCCATATCAAGGAGGTGGCGGCCGGCCTATGA